A single Cnuibacter physcomitrellae DNA region contains:
- a CDS encoding glycosyltransferase family 4 protein: protein MPIDDGAVRPFTVLFLSNMLREKGVADFIDIAGKVSSEHTDSQFVVAGAESAEYTVAIVEELALTAELGPSTRVLGPIGQDDKWRLLAQADLLIFPSKYKYEAQPLTILESLASGTPVVAYAIGGIVDVLGNQDGSHIVPIGDTRAAADFAISLAKDPLRRMSASNSARFRYKKTYSFATYSARWDQALRESLASD from the coding sequence GTGCCCATTGACGACGGAGCTGTGCGTCCTTTCACCGTTCTCTTCCTATCGAATATGTTGCGCGAAAAAGGCGTCGCGGACTTCATCGATATCGCAGGAAAGGTCAGTTCCGAGCACACTGATAGCCAGTTTGTTGTCGCGGGAGCTGAAAGTGCTGAGTACACGGTTGCCATCGTTGAGGAACTCGCTCTCACTGCCGAACTGGGACCAAGCACGCGAGTTTTGGGACCGATCGGTCAAGACGATAAGTGGCGACTGTTAGCCCAGGCCGATCTGCTTATCTTTCCGAGCAAATACAAGTACGAGGCGCAACCGCTTACCATCCTCGAGAGTCTGGCTTCTGGTACCCCGGTGGTCGCTTACGCAATCGGAGGAATAGTTGACGTACTCGGCAACCAGGACGGAAGCCACATCGTTCCGATCGGTGACACCCGGGCCGCTGCAGACTTCGCGATTTCCCTCGCAAAGGATCCGCTGCGCAGAATGAGCGCTAGTAACTCGGCACGCTTCCGCTACAAAAAGACGTACTCCTTTGCTACGTACTCTGCTCGATGGGATCAGGCGTTAAGAGAGAGTCTTGCGAGTGATTGA
- a CDS encoding WecB/TagA/CpsF family glycosyltransferase, with amino-acid sequence MSHRVGGVRFVAASPEDAALQTVALTAARAPHHVHLANAYSITLASRDERLSYVYSQGICYPDGKPLSWVSRLRRDKPALEQTRGPQFFLDVFRLGQADGVKHFLLGSAPETLEMLEKKLHDRFPDAEIVGAYSPPFRALSSGELAVQDDLIRSSGASIVWVGLGTPKQDIEAQRITHSVGVTAVAVGAAFDYAAGTLREAPPVLRRAGLEWAFRLAMEPRRLWRRYLIGNVQFVVLVARLWRSRT; translated from the coding sequence GTGAGTCATCGTGTGGGCGGCGTGAGGTTTGTAGCCGCGTCACCTGAAGACGCGGCGCTCCAGACCGTTGCGCTTACAGCAGCTCGGGCGCCACATCACGTGCATCTCGCTAACGCATACTCGATCACACTAGCTTCGCGTGACGAGCGTTTGTCTTACGTCTATTCGCAAGGGATCTGTTACCCGGACGGAAAACCTCTGAGCTGGGTCTCGCGTCTGCGACGTGACAAACCTGCGCTCGAGCAGACCAGAGGTCCGCAGTTCTTTCTGGATGTATTTCGTTTGGGCCAGGCAGATGGTGTCAAGCACTTTCTGCTCGGCAGCGCTCCCGAAACTCTGGAGATGCTCGAGAAGAAGCTCCATGACCGTTTCCCAGACGCCGAGATCGTCGGCGCATACAGCCCACCGTTCCGTGCGCTCAGTAGCGGAGAATTGGCTGTCCAAGACGATCTAATTCGGAGCAGCGGAGCAAGCATCGTTTGGGTAGGACTGGGAACGCCAAAGCAAGACATTGAGGCTCAGCGAATCACCCACTCGGTAGGTGTGACCGCAGTTGCTGTCGGTGCGGCCTTTGACTACGCGGCAGGAACACTTCGCGAGGCGCCGCCGGTTCTTCGCCGAGCGGGCTTGGAGTGGGCCTTTCGACTTGCCATGGAACCTAGGAGGCTTTGGCGGCGGTACCTGATCGGCAACGTACAGTTCGTAGTGCTGGTCGCTCGCCTGTGGCGGAGTCGAACATGA
- a CDS encoding sugar transferase has protein sequence MTDFLVLAWVIFGVQIAWFGLDSADVAFQGNEGELAVSYTAISVILLVAWMTALSVYGTREPRAIGTGSQEYRLIADGALRLFGLLAIVAFLFQINLARGYVLIAFPLGLVVLVFSRWMWRQWLGVQRARGHYTSRVLLVGSPTSVDYFARELNRQPEAGYLVVGACVPAGLGTASPTAGFVPIFGDLSEVTQAMVGSDADTIVITSSDDLPPDRVRQLSWSLEPGRQHLVVAPSLVDIGGPRIHTRPVAGLPLIHVETPRYEGSKRFAKRAFDIAASAFGLFLLAPLLVTIAMTVRLGSAGPVFFRQERVGYNGRRFEMLKFRSMVVDAEQRLIYLRDQHRSEGNTVLFKMKDDPRVTKAGKFLRRYSLDELPQLINVFNGTMSLVGPRPPLAREVQQYEQHVHRRFLVKPGITGLWQVSGRSNLSWEESVRLDLYYVENWSLTGDLVILWRTLRAVFAREGAY, from the coding sequence GTGACGGACTTCCTGGTCCTAGCTTGGGTCATCTTCGGTGTCCAAATTGCCTGGTTCGGTTTGGACTCTGCGGATGTTGCCTTCCAGGGCAACGAAGGGGAACTCGCTGTCAGCTATACAGCGATCTCCGTCATTCTTCTCGTGGCATGGATGACTGCGTTGAGTGTCTACGGAACCCGCGAACCTCGGGCAATCGGTACTGGGAGTCAGGAGTACCGGCTTATAGCTGACGGAGCACTTCGTCTGTTCGGTCTCCTGGCCATCGTGGCGTTTCTCTTCCAGATCAATCTCGCGCGTGGATACGTCTTGATAGCGTTCCCGCTCGGGTTGGTTGTACTCGTGTTCTCGCGCTGGATGTGGCGGCAATGGCTTGGGGTTCAGCGCGCGAGAGGGCACTATACATCGCGTGTGCTACTTGTCGGCTCGCCTACCTCGGTCGACTACTTCGCCAGGGAACTTAACCGTCAACCGGAAGCTGGATATCTCGTGGTCGGGGCATGCGTTCCGGCGGGATTAGGAACAGCCTCGCCGACCGCAGGATTTGTGCCGATCTTCGGGGATCTGAGCGAAGTCACTCAAGCAATGGTCGGCAGTGATGCCGACACCATCGTTATCACGAGCTCAGACGATTTGCCGCCCGACCGCGTCAGGCAGTTGAGCTGGTCTCTAGAGCCAGGTAGACAGCACTTAGTGGTTGCTCCCAGTCTCGTTGATATCGGCGGGCCGCGCATCCATACCCGGCCAGTGGCGGGACTGCCACTCATACACGTCGAGACCCCCCGTTACGAGGGGAGCAAGCGGTTCGCGAAGCGAGCCTTTGATATTGCAGCATCGGCTTTCGGACTGTTCCTGCTGGCGCCTCTCCTCGTCACAATCGCCATGACCGTGCGTCTTGGTAGTGCCGGCCCCGTCTTCTTTCGGCAGGAGCGCGTCGGATACAACGGCAGGCGTTTCGAGATGCTCAAATTTCGGTCAATGGTCGTAGATGCGGAGCAGCGTTTGATCTACCTGCGTGATCAACACAGATCGGAAGGCAACACAGTCCTCTTCAAGATGAAGGATGACCCTCGAGTGACGAAAGCAGGCAAGTTCCTCCGGCGATACAGTCTCGATGAACTTCCGCAACTCATTAATGTCTTCAATGGAACGATGTCGCTCGTCGGTCCTCGGCCTCCACTTGCTCGAGAAGTTCAGCAATATGAGCAACATGTGCACCGCCGGTTTCTCGTCAAGCCCGGGATCACCGGTCTATGGCAAGTAAGCGGCCGCTCCAACCTGTCTTGGGAGGAGTCGGTGCGGCTCGATCTCTATTACGTCGAGAATTGGTCGTTGACGGGAGATCTGGTCATTCTCTGGCGAACCTTGCGCGCTGTGTTCGCGCGTGAGGGCGCCTACTAG
- a CDS encoding polysaccharide biosynthesis tyrosine autokinase, which yields MELRDYIRVLRKGWIFIVALTLVGVAIGAVYSILQTPKYQSTSKVFVSLSAAGSVSDLTQGGNFAQNQVKSYADVVTTPVVLQPVIATLGLNESVESLASRVSASSPLDTVIVQITVTDTDARQSAEIANAIASSFGNTVTNLVPETAEGTAPVKITLLQQATIPASPSSPNVPLNIALGGIIGLALGVGVAILREALDTRIRNERDVELITEAPIIGGIAYDPRTPQNPLVVKDDPRSPRSESFRTLRTNLQFLNIGDTARSFVISSSVPGEGKSTSSANLAIVVALSGQRTIYVDADLRKPKVAEYLGLEGGAGLTDVLVGRAQPNDVIQRWGDTNLYVLPAGKIPPNPSELLGSATMTQLIRTLEANFDVVIFDAPPLLPVTDAAVLAKSTTGVLLMVAAGRVHKGQVKGAVQAIQNVGARLAGVVLTMLPTKGPDSYGYGRYGYGYGYGYGDTGDEKLNKKQKSLVK from the coding sequence GTGGAGCTTCGGGACTACATACGCGTCCTGCGCAAGGGCTGGATCTTCATTGTCGCGCTGACTCTGGTTGGTGTCGCCATCGGTGCTGTCTACTCGATCCTGCAGACCCCGAAGTACCAGTCCACCTCGAAGGTCTTCGTGTCGTTGTCTGCCGCGGGCTCCGTGAGCGACCTCACCCAGGGCGGGAACTTCGCCCAGAATCAGGTGAAGTCCTACGCCGACGTCGTCACCACGCCGGTCGTGCTGCAGCCCGTCATCGCGACTCTCGGTCTGAACGAGTCGGTCGAGTCGCTGGCAAGCCGTGTCTCGGCGTCCTCGCCGCTCGACACCGTGATCGTCCAGATCACGGTCACCGATACGGATGCTCGTCAGTCTGCGGAGATCGCGAACGCGATCGCCTCGAGCTTCGGCAACACGGTCACCAACCTCGTTCCGGAGACGGCCGAGGGAACGGCGCCCGTGAAGATCACGCTTCTGCAGCAGGCCACCATTCCGGCTTCGCCGTCCAGCCCGAACGTCCCGCTGAACATCGCGCTCGGTGGCATCATCGGTCTCGCGCTCGGAGTCGGCGTCGCGATCCTCCGTGAAGCGCTTGACACCCGTATCCGCAATGAGCGCGACGTCGAGCTCATCACGGAGGCGCCGATCATCGGCGGCATCGCGTACGACCCTCGAACCCCACAGAACCCTCTTGTGGTGAAGGACGACCCGCGCAGCCCGCGCTCTGAGTCTTTCCGAACGCTCCGCACGAACCTGCAGTTCCTGAACATCGGAGACACCGCGCGCAGCTTCGTCATCAGCTCCTCCGTTCCGGGTGAGGGAAAGAGCACGTCGTCGGCAAACCTGGCGATCGTCGTGGCGCTCTCCGGTCAGCGGACGATCTACGTCGACGCCGATCTTCGCAAGCCGAAGGTGGCCGAGTACCTCGGGCTCGAGGGTGGTGCCGGCCTCACCGACGTCCTGGTCGGCCGCGCGCAGCCGAACGACGTCATCCAGCGGTGGGGTGACACCAACCTCTATGTCCTCCCTGCGGGGAAGATCCCCCCGAACCCGAGCGAGCTGCTCGGCTCGGCGACGATGACCCAACTCATCCGCACGCTCGAGGCCAACTTCGACGTCGTCATCTTCGACGCTCCTCCGCTCCTCCCGGTCACCGATGCCGCCGTACTCGCGAAGAGCACCACGGGCGTTCTGCTCATGGTCGCCGCGGGCCGAGTGCACAAGGGCCAGGTCAAGGGCGCGGTCCAGGCCATCCAGAATGTGGGCGCGCGCCTTGCGGGTGTGGTGCTCACCATGCTTCCCACGAAGGGCCCCGACTCCTACGGCTACGGCCGATACGGCTACGGCTATGGATACGGCTACGGGGACACCGGCGACGAGAAGCTCAACAAGAAGCAGAAGTCCCTGGTCAAGTGA
- a CDS encoding arsenate reductase/protein-tyrosine-phosphatase family protein has protein sequence MAEFSVLTVCTGNICRSPMAEQILRARLADLPELEFSSAGTYAGDGDVMPEQAAALSLRHGGDPTSHRARYLTEPILGSADLVLGMSRNHRREIVELLPKKISVTFTLREFARLSADVTDGEIRHAASMGLTVKASLAEVVALVASRKGQFGLVTSAEDDDVVDPYKRSDETYERSAQQLVPAAEQVARVLRVAVEASRA, from the coding sequence GTGGCCGAGTTCTCCGTTCTCACCGTTTGTACCGGGAACATCTGCCGCTCGCCGATGGCGGAGCAGATCCTGCGGGCGCGCCTTGCGGACCTCCCTGAGCTGGAGTTCTCGAGCGCCGGAACGTACGCCGGCGACGGCGATGTGATGCCCGAACAGGCGGCCGCGCTGTCGCTTCGTCACGGAGGAGATCCCACCAGCCATCGCGCCCGCTATCTGACCGAACCGATCCTGGGTAGTGCGGACCTGGTTCTGGGCATGTCTCGAAACCATCGACGAGAGATCGTCGAGCTGCTGCCCAAGAAGATCTCGGTCACGTTCACCTTGCGCGAGTTCGCACGGCTCTCCGCGGATGTGACCGACGGGGAGATCCGTCACGCCGCGTCCATGGGGCTCACCGTCAAGGCCTCCCTCGCGGAGGTCGTCGCACTCGTGGCTTCGCGGAAGGGCCAGTTCGGCCTGGTGACGAGCGCGGAGGACGACGACGTGGTCGACCCGTACAAGAGGAGCGACGAGACCTACGAACGGTCAGCCCAGCAACTCGTCCCTGCGGCCGAGCAGGTGGCTCGAGTTCTGCGCGTGGCGGTCGAAGCCTCCCGGGCTTGA
- a CDS encoding FAD-dependent monooxygenase, with amino-acid sequence MAVAAGRGAARREAESMDVGMGEIVDVLIVGAGPTGMMLAGELALAGVEAVVLERREDGQLEGSRAGGIHSRTIEILDQRGIVGPFLDEGTTLQTARFGGTTLDISDFPTRHPYGLGLWQNRIEPLLASWVSSLGVRTVHGVTVTGIVQDEAGVTVALDSGEELRARWVVGADGGRSAVRKAAGIGFPGVEASSSTLIAEVSIGDGVTAPVGLLQDEAGNHGMTPLGGGTYRVVTSERELVSGGAPATLDDLRASLTAAYGSDFAVHSPTWVSRFTDATRQASEYRAGRILVAGDAAHVHYPAGGQGIGLGIQDAVNLGWKLAAVVRGDAPPALLDTYHSERHAADARALELSMAQTVLQRVDARTAALNAVLEREVFGEGGAAGGAAAAAAGAGAGALRDGARVRVAALIHGLDVAYAAPEGAHPLVGRRMPDLDLLVDGDLVRMYSLLHRARPVLVDLGAGAQLGAWGGRVDRVEAAYSGAWRLPVLGEVAAPTAVLVRPDGHVAWVGDGVEPLEAALTRWFGPAEGGHATVEA; translated from the coding sequence GTGGCAGTCGCGGCAGGACGCGGCGCCGCGCGGCGAGAGGCGGAGTCGATGGACGTGGGTATGGGCGAGATCGTGGACGTGCTGATCGTGGGGGCAGGGCCGACGGGCATGATGCTCGCCGGGGAGCTGGCGCTCGCCGGCGTCGAGGCGGTGGTGCTCGAACGGCGCGAGGACGGGCAGCTCGAGGGATCGCGGGCGGGCGGGATCCACTCGCGGACCATCGAGATCCTCGACCAGCGCGGCATCGTCGGGCCCTTCCTCGACGAGGGGACCACCCTGCAGACGGCACGGTTCGGGGGGACGACGCTCGACATCAGCGACTTCCCCACCCGGCACCCCTATGGGCTCGGGCTGTGGCAGAACCGGATCGAGCCGCTGCTCGCTTCCTGGGTCTCGTCGCTCGGGGTGCGGACGGTACACGGGGTGACCGTGACGGGGATCGTGCAGGACGAAGCAGGCGTGACCGTGGCCCTGGACTCCGGGGAGGAGCTCCGCGCGCGGTGGGTCGTGGGCGCCGATGGCGGCCGCAGTGCCGTGCGGAAGGCCGCGGGGATCGGGTTCCCGGGTGTCGAGGCCAGCAGCAGCACGCTCATCGCCGAGGTGTCGATCGGCGACGGGGTGACCGCGCCGGTCGGGCTGCTGCAGGACGAGGCGGGGAACCACGGGATGACGCCGCTCGGCGGAGGGACCTACCGCGTCGTGACCTCCGAGCGCGAGCTCGTGAGCGGAGGGGCGCCCGCGACGCTCGACGACCTGCGCGCCTCCCTCACCGCCGCATACGGGAGCGACTTCGCCGTGCACTCCCCCACCTGGGTCTCGCGGTTCACCGACGCGACGCGCCAGGCGTCCGAGTACCGGGCGGGACGCATCCTCGTGGCGGGAGACGCCGCCCACGTGCACTATCCGGCCGGCGGGCAGGGCATCGGACTCGGGATCCAGGACGCGGTGAACCTCGGATGGAAGCTCGCCGCCGTGGTGCGCGGGGACGCGCCGCCCGCGCTGCTCGACACGTACCACTCCGAACGGCATGCGGCGGATGCGCGGGCGCTCGAGCTCTCGATGGCGCAGACGGTGCTGCAGCGGGTGGATGCGCGGACCGCCGCGCTCAACGCGGTGCTCGAGCGCGAGGTGTTCGGAGAAGGGGGCGCTGCGGGTGGCGCGGCCGCGGCTGCCGCGGGCGCGGGGGCGGGCGCGCTGCGTGACGGGGCGAGGGTGCGGGTGGCGGCGCTGATCCACGGGCTCGACGTGGCGTACGCGGCACCGGAGGGGGCGCATCCGCTCGTGGGTCGTCGGATGCCCGACCTCGACCTGCTCGTCGACGGGGACCTCGTGCGGATGTACTCGCTGCTGCATCGCGCACGGCCCGTGCTGGTCGACCTCGGGGCCGGAGCCCAGCTCGGGGCCTGGGGCGGGCGGGTCGATCGCGTCGAGGCTGCGTACTCGGGAGCGTGGAGGCTGCCGGTGCTCGGCGAGGTCGCCGCGCCGACGGCGGTGCTCGTGCGACCGGACGGGCACGTCGCCTGGGTGGGCGATGGGGTCGAGCCGCTCGAGGCCGCGCTGACGCGCTGGTTCGGGCCCGCCGAGGGAGGGCACGCTACGGTCGAGGCATGA